The following proteins are encoded in a genomic region of Sulfurimonas sp. HSL3-7:
- the pheT gene encoding phenylalanine--tRNA ligase subunit beta, with translation MIVTRSWLNEWIKLDDISTEELAKTFNSIGLEVDRVESFDIPEKIVFGKVLECEKHPDADKLNVCKVDIGGSVRQIVCGAANVREGITVAVATLGAEMPGGLKIKPVQLRGVDSEGMICSSTELGLPKLEEGIMVIDESVGDVKLGDEVRTNPYFNDDLIEIELTANRGDCLSIRGVARDLCAAYDRPLKKIKSEDNDQARLGIGRLLQLMQEDTLDVDLTYRALDLKGLELPLTMRLRLAQIEETKESAIEGLLWYATYSTGVVLRAYHYGFFNDEEKGKAICTLKRDEKGFVSIYNREKASVVGVYQEDASRVSYDEGIVFIEASYIPPDIVSRQMAEHKIENGPHFYRTSRGSEPELDIGLGFVLNLFESYSESSIYGGSIDVSSKFTEKVIGISVDEINAIIGMDINKVTITKMLKGLGFELDKSKGDNFVVEVPRYRHDIVNKQDVVEEIVRLVGIDNIESKPFSFAEDNRFGDDYAAYIKRKVYRHRAAQSGFYETVHFVFTERAILEKYGFATVDKAKELLNPIAGTLDTLRSTMMPGLVQAASHNVKVGQKSVKLFESGSVFSAERQESVKMAFLVSGSSERDKLSNSGKAATVDFASFVQKIADVVGDFTLRENRPDHTFAHPYQSAAIIQNDRVIGELFKLHPSVAEEYDLDDTYLCEVDFDSLYYGIQEAKSYSKYQASFRDLSVVMPASMRYEEIEKVIDANKSAEIIRFYPVDRYSDEQLGDNVSLSLRFVLQSEEKTLEEEDITSSMSSVLSALESELGLTLR, from the coding sequence ATGATCGTTACACGCAGCTGGTTAAACGAGTGGATCAAACTCGATGATATTTCAACAGAAGAGTTGGCTAAGACCTTCAACAGTATCGGCCTTGAAGTCGACAGGGTCGAATCGTTCGATATCCCGGAAAAGATCGTTTTCGGTAAGGTTTTGGAATGCGAAAAGCATCCCGATGCTGATAAACTCAATGTCTGTAAAGTGGATATCGGCGGCAGCGTTCGCCAGATCGTCTGCGGTGCTGCCAATGTACGTGAGGGGATAACCGTCGCGGTAGCGACACTCGGTGCTGAAATGCCGGGCGGTCTTAAGATCAAACCGGTACAGCTTCGGGGCGTCGATTCGGAAGGGATGATCTGTTCATCAACAGAACTTGGCCTGCCGAAACTCGAAGAGGGGATCATGGTGATCGATGAGAGTGTCGGCGATGTTAAGCTTGGCGATGAGGTGCGAACGAATCCTTATTTTAATGATGACCTGATCGAGATCGAACTGACAGCCAACCGCGGCGATTGTCTGAGTATCCGCGGTGTTGCACGTGACCTATGTGCGGCTTACGATCGTCCGTTAAAAAAGATCAAGAGTGAAGACAACGACCAGGCACGTCTGGGTATAGGCCGTCTGCTTCAGTTAATGCAGGAAGATACACTGGATGTCGATCTCACTTACCGGGCGCTTGACTTGAAAGGTCTGGAACTGCCGCTGACAATGCGCCTGCGTTTGGCGCAGATCGAAGAGACAAAAGAGAGCGCTATCGAAGGACTGTTGTGGTACGCAACCTACAGTACCGGCGTCGTCCTTCGTGCTTACCATTACGGTTTTTTCAATGATGAAGAGAAGGGTAAGGCGATCTGCACGCTTAAACGCGACGAGAAAGGCTTTGTATCTATATACAATAGAGAAAAAGCATCTGTCGTCGGTGTCTATCAGGAAGATGCATCCCGCGTCAGCTATGATGAGGGGATTGTGTTCATTGAAGCAAGTTATATTCCGCCTGATATCGTCTCGCGCCAAATGGCGGAACATAAAATTGAGAATGGACCGCATTTTTATCGTACTTCACGCGGATCTGAGCCGGAACTCGATATCGGTCTGGGGTTTGTACTGAACCTTTTTGAATCGTATTCAGAGTCGTCGATCTATGGCGGCAGTATCGATGTCAGCAGCAAGTTCACTGAAAAGGTTATCGGTATCAGTGTCGATGAGATCAATGCCATCATCGGTATGGATATTAACAAAGTGACCATTACCAAAATGCTTAAGGGACTGGGGTTTGAACTGGATAAATCAAAGGGTGACAACTTTGTTGTAGAGGTACCGCGTTACCGTCACGATATCGTCAATAAACAGGATGTTGTCGAAGAGATCGTCCGTCTGGTCGGTATTGACAATATTGAATCCAAGCCGTTCTCCTTTGCAGAAGATAACCGTTTCGGCGATGACTATGCCGCTTACATCAAGCGCAAGGTATACCGTCACCGTGCGGCCCAAAGCGGTTTTTACGAGACTGTGCATTTTGTCTTTACGGAACGTGCCATACTGGAGAAATATGGTTTTGCTACGGTTGACAAAGCCAAAGAACTGCTTAATCCGATCGCCGGAACACTGGACACGCTGCGTTCAACGATGATGCCGGGCCTTGTTCAGGCAGCGTCGCATAACGTGAAGGTAGGACAGAAGTCGGTTAAACTCTTTGAATCCGGTTCGGTCTTCAGTGCCGAACGTCAAGAGAGTGTTAAAATGGCTTTTCTGGTCTCAGGCAGTTCAGAGCGTGACAAGCTTTCCAACAGCGGAAAAGCTGCGACGGTAGACTTCGCCTCATTCGTTCAGAAGATCGCCGATGTCGTCGGTGATTTCACGCTTCGTGAGAACAGACCGGATCACACCTTTGCCCACCCGTACCAGTCGGCAGCAATTATTCAGAATGACCGGGTGATCGGTGAGCTTTTTAAACTGCACCCTTCGGTTGCCGAAGAGTATGACCTTGATGATACCTATCTTTGTGAAGTCGATTTTGATTCTTTATATTACGGTATTCAAGAGGCGAAAAGCTATTCAAAATACCAGGCTTCGTTTAGAGACTTGAGTGTGGTTATGCCGGCATCGATGCGCTACGAAGAGATCGAAAAAGTGATCGACGCGAACAAAAGTGCGGAGATCATCCGTTTCTACCCGGTCGATCGTTACAGTGATGAACAACTGGGTGATAATGTCAGCTTGAGCCTGCGTTTTGTGCTTCAGTCAGAAGAGAAGACGCTTGAGGAAGAAGATATCACATCATCAATGAGCAGCGTCCTCAGCGCACTTGAATCCGAACTGGGGTTGACACTGAGATGA
- the pheS gene encoding phenylalanine--tRNA ligase subunit alpha, whose protein sequence is MKQWYDKIEAADSVEKLEEIRIAVFGKKGVLAAEFAKMKSAPNEEKAQIAKELNIHKGKMTELFNQRKIVLATEALEAAMKAEKIDVSLFSPTAERGALHPVMQTMDRIVDYFVSMNFTVNTGPIVEDDFHNFEALNLPKYHPARDMQDTFYFKDEMLLRTHTSPVQIRTMLHSKPPIRMIAPGAVFRRDYDLTHTPMFHQVEGLVVDEEGKVSFANLKFILEDFLKYMFGDVDVRFRPSFFPFTEPSAEVDISCIFCKGEGCRVCSKTGWLEVLGCGIVDPNVFEAVGYKDVSGYAFGLGVERFAMLIQHIGDLRSLFEGDVRLLEQFQ, encoded by the coding sequence TTGAAGCAGTGGTATGACAAAATAGAAGCAGCGGATTCGGTTGAAAAACTTGAAGAGATACGTATCGCTGTTTTTGGTAAAAAAGGTGTTCTGGCGGCAGAGTTCGCCAAGATGAAAAGTGCACCAAACGAAGAGAAAGCGCAGATCGCCAAAGAATTGAATATTCATAAAGGCAAGATGACAGAGCTTTTCAATCAACGCAAGATTGTTTTGGCGACGGAGGCTCTTGAAGCGGCAATGAAAGCAGAAAAGATCGATGTCTCTCTTTTTTCGCCGACAGCTGAACGCGGTGCATTGCATCCGGTCATGCAGACGATGGACCGCATCGTCGATTACTTTGTCTCGATGAACTTCACGGTCAATACGGGCCCTATAGTCGAAGATGATTTTCACAACTTTGAAGCATTGAATCTGCCAAAGTATCATCCGGCCCGTGACATGCAGGACACTTTTTATTTTAAAGACGAGATGTTACTGCGTACCCATACCTCTCCAGTACAGATCCGTACGATGCTACACTCAAAGCCTCCGATCCGTATGATCGCACCGGGTGCTGTCTTCCGACGTGATTATGACTTGACACACACACCGATGTTCCATCAGGTAGAAGGGCTTGTCGTCGATGAAGAAGGCAAGGTCTCTTTTGCCAACCTCAAGTTCATCCTGGAAGACTTCCTGAAATATATGTTCGGTGATGTTGACGTCCGTTTCCGTCCGAGTTTCTTCCCGTTTACGGAGCCGTCCGCCGAAGTGGATATCAGTTGTATCTTCTGTAAAGGCGAAGGATGCCGGGTCTGCTCCAAGACAGGGTGGCTGGAAGTTCTCGGATGTGGAATCGTTGATCCCAACGTGTTTGAGGCCGTCGGGTACAAAGATGTCAGCGGGTACGCATTCGGCCTGGGCGTCGAGCGTTTCGCCATGTTAATTCAACACATCGGAGACCTTCGTTCACTGTTCGAAGGCGATGTCAGACTTTTGGAGCAGTTTCAATGA
- a CDS encoding histidine triad nucleotide-binding protein, giving the protein MCLFCKIVNKEIPANIEKESEDFLAFHDINPKAPVHLLVIPKQHFDSFNDVPPEVMAAMTTFIQELVDHVDIKASGYRLISNIGENGGQEVKHLHWHVLGGTKLRFGHFTDADPKDFL; this is encoded by the coding sequence ATGTGTCTGTTTTGTAAAATCGTCAATAAAGAGATCCCTGCAAATATTGAGAAAGAGAGCGAAGATTTTCTTGCATTTCATGATATCAACCCAAAAGCGCCTGTCCATCTTTTAGTGATTCCAAAGCAGCATTTCGACAGCTTCAATGACGTGCCGCCGGAAGTGATGGCAGCGATGACGACTTTTATTCAAGAACTTGTAGATCACGTCGATATTAAAGCGTCAGGCTACCGTTTGATAAGTAATATCGGTGAAAACGGCGGCCAGGAGGTCAAGCATCTTCATTGGCATGTTCTAGGTGGAACAAAACTCAGATTCGGCCATTTTACAGACGCAGATCCGAAAGATTTCCTCTAA
- a CDS encoding OsmC family protein, which yields MKVTVAHKEAMKFEATTAKSSFIIDCPTISPVEYFLSGIITCSATDVYMLPQNQGKTVTDLVVDGEVVRNDDHPKKFNSLHLTYTFNSDADDDEQAARWVMASVETYCSTINTIRDTTKISYTIIHNGKTIRENVEMISGQGTNVDLGELDACCPS from the coding sequence ATGAAAGTGACCGTAGCCCATAAAGAGGCAATGAAGTTTGAAGCGACGACAGCAAAAAGCAGTTTTATCATCGACTGTCCGACGATCAGCCCGGTAGAGTATTTTCTAAGCGGTATCATCACCTGCAGTGCGACCGACGTCTATATGCTGCCGCAGAACCAGGGGAAAACAGTGACGGATCTTGTTGTTGACGGTGAAGTGGTCCGTAATGACGATCACCCCAAGAAGTTCAACTCGCTGCACCTGACATATACTTTTAACTCGGATGCAGATGATGATGAGCAGGCGGCCCGCTGGGTGATGGCCAGTGTTGAGACCTACTGTTCGACGATCAACACCATTCGTGACACAACGAAGATCTCGTATACGATCATCCATAACGGTAAGACCATCCGTGAGAACGTTGAGATGATCAGCGGTCAAGGCACAAACGTCGACCTTGGCGAACTGGATGCCTGCTGCCCGTCTTAG
- the argH gene encoding argininosuccinate lyase: MDKMWSGRFSEASSSLLDDFNASIMYDRRLYKEDIEGSLAHAAMLQAQGILNSDELKAIQEGMAQVLQEIESGEFEWKISDEDLHMAIEKRLTSIIGDVGGKLHTARSRNDQVAVDFRRYVLRKDREIAQLLKSLLEVIVAIAEEHTSTLLPGMTHLQHAQPINFGFHMLAYASMFKRDIERFEDSRRRNNISPLGCAALAGTPHNINREMTAETLGFDSVSVNCLDTVSDRDFALEILFNISTMMMHISRLSEEIIMWSSYEFGFVELSDAYSTGSSIMPQKKNPDVPELLRGKTGRVNGNLIALLTVMKGLPLAYNKDTQEDKEGVFDSIDTAEISLEILREALKTMTVKTENMEKACQKGHLTATDLADYLVEKCGVPFRETHFISGKAVARSEALGIDISEMSFEELKKIDGRINEDVMPYLVLRNSMNARQSQGATATVRTKEQVEFFKEYIKGLNI; encoded by the coding sequence ATGGATAAAATGTGGTCAGGCCGTTTTAGTGAAGCCTCGTCTTCACTTTTAGATGATTTTAATGCATCGATCATGTACGATCGAAGACTGTATAAAGAGGATATAGAGGGTTCTCTTGCGCATGCAGCGATGTTACAGGCGCAAGGGATCTTGAACAGTGATGAACTAAAAGCGATTCAAGAGGGTATGGCACAGGTCCTGCAAGAGATCGAATCAGGAGAGTTTGAATGGAAAATCTCAGATGAAGATCTGCACATGGCGATTGAAAAACGTCTAACGTCTATCATCGGTGACGTAGGCGGTAAACTGCATACCGCGCGCTCACGTAATGATCAGGTCGCTGTTGACTTCCGCCGTTATGTTCTGCGCAAAGACCGTGAAATCGCACAGCTTCTAAAGTCACTGTTGGAAGTGATCGTTGCGATTGCCGAAGAACATACCTCGACACTGCTTCCGGGTATGACGCACCTGCAGCATGCACAGCCGATCAACTTCGGTTTTCACATGCTGGCGTATGCTTCGATGTTTAAGCGTGACATTGAGCGTTTTGAAGATAGCCGCCGCCGTAATAACATCTCGCCTCTTGGGTGTGCCGCACTCGCCGGTACGCCGCACAACATCAACCGTGAAATGACGGCTGAAACATTGGGCTTTGACAGTGTCAGTGTGAACTGCCTGGATACGGTAAGTGACCGCGATTTTGCTTTGGAGATCCTTTTCAATATCTCTACGATGATGATGCATATCTCGCGTTTGAGCGAAGAGATCATTATGTGGTCGAGCTATGAGTTCGGTTTTGTCGAACTTTCAGATGCCTACTCAACAGGATCTTCCATCATGCCGCAAAAGAAAAACCCGGATGTCCCTGAACTGCTTCGCGGAAAAACGGGACGTGTCAACGGCAATCTGATCGCACTGCTGACGGTGATGAAAGGGCTTCCTCTCGCCTACAATAAAGATACCCAGGAGGATAAGGAGGGTGTCTTTGACAGCATCGATACCGCAGAGATCTCACTGGAGATTCTTCGTGAAGCACTGAAGACAATGACCGTTAAAACAGAGAATATGGAAAAAGCCTGTCAAAAAGGTCATTTGACCGCAACGGATCTGGCTGATTACCTTGTCGAGAAGTGCGGTGTTCCGTTCAGAGAGACGCACTTTATCTCCGGAAAGGCCGTCGCCCGTTCAGAAGCGCTGGGCATCGACATCAGCGAGATGAGTTTCGAAGAACTTAAAAAGATCGACGGGCGCATCAACGAGGACGTCATGCCGTACCTGGTGTTGAGAAACTCGATGAACGCGCGCCAGTCGCAGGGTGCTACGGCAACAGTCCGTACAAAAGAACAGGTTGAATTTTTCAAAGAATATATCAAAGGATTGAACATATGA
- a CDS encoding c-type cytochrome encodes MKKIVMSVLALTVLGLGSADAAVYKGQKVYVKKCRKCHGGGLEVAGAKKKTTWNKLLKNKGEGLAKLHLENNKAKASWKYFESKKYTKSARHLKDFMVEYAKDSGNVPACN; translated from the coding sequence ATGAAAAAGATTGTAATGTCTGTACTTGCGTTAACTGTATTGGGGCTGGGTTCTGCTGATGCCGCTGTTTATAAAGGACAAAAAGTTTACGTCAAAAAATGTCGTAAATGTCACGGAGGCGGACTGGAAGTTGCCGGAGCAAAAAAGAAAACGACCTGGAATAAACTATTAAAGAATAAAGGTGAAGGGTTGGCAAAACTTCATCTTGAGAACAACAAAGCAAAAGCATCTTGGAAATATTTTGAAAGCAAAAAGTATACAAAAAGCGCCCGGCATCTCAAGGACTTTATGGTCGAGTACGCTAAGGACAGCGGAAACGTTCCTGCTTGTAACTGA
- a CDS encoding menaquinone biosynthesis decarboxylase, producing MKKTIDLLTKHNELTIIEEELDIYLEIPHLAYMEVKKKDGGKALLFTSPVDRKNSRTFDVPVLMNLFGSYKRTELLFGRSIESVADEITKLLHMKPPESLGNKIAMLGDLLQLKNVFPKRLKKEGECQAIKMLGEDVNLYDLPVLTTWEQDGGPFITMGQVYTQSLDGEMVNLGMYRLQVYDKNHLGMHWQIHKDASHFFDQYQRAGKKMPVSIGIGGDPLYTWCATAPLPYGVNELLLYGFVKKEKAEVVKSVTTPLYIPHDVDYVIEGWVDPQNLKIEGPFGDHTGYYTLEEPYPVMEVSAITRKKEPTYLATVVGKPPLEDKYMGWATERIFLPLIKTNAPDLIDYHMPENGVFHNLILAKMQPLYKGHAKQFMHVFWGAGQMSFVKHALFVDERGPELSNYFAMAKYVLDRFSPKMLFITEGITDALDHSSPEALVGGKLGIDATQKFEPTTPALLDDEKLLVLVKERIPEAEDLRQYMLMTPNPITVITINKSRRVNECFELLDDLNEHLRIIVFVDVENNNIDNPYMLTWRIVNNLDAQRDIRIAGQSVYIDGTNKNKIDGFKRRWPDDVTCTSDVVASLKSKGLWDLDPKLETYYQL from the coding sequence ATGAAAAAAACTATTGATCTGCTTACAAAACACAATGAGCTGACTATCATTGAAGAAGAACTCGATATCTACCTGGAGATCCCGCATCTGGCCTATATGGAGGTGAAAAAAAAGGATGGCGGCAAGGCGCTTCTTTTTACCAGCCCCGTTGACAGGAAAAACAGCAGAACGTTTGATGTACCGGTTCTGATGAACCTTTTCGGTTCATACAAACGGACCGAACTGCTGTTTGGACGCAGTATAGAGTCGGTAGCGGATGAGATCACCAAACTGCTCCATATGAAACCGCCCGAAAGTCTCGGCAACAAGATCGCGATGCTGGGTGATCTGCTGCAGCTGAAGAATGTTTTTCCGAAACGGTTGAAAAAAGAGGGGGAGTGTCAGGCAATCAAGATGCTCGGCGAAGATGTGAACCTTTATGATCTACCGGTACTGACAACATGGGAACAGGACGGGGGGCCTTTCATCACGATGGGGCAGGTCTATACGCAAAGTCTTGACGGCGAGATGGTGAACCTGGGGATGTACCGCCTTCAGGTCTATGATAAAAATCATCTTGGTATGCATTGGCAGATCCATAAAGATGCCTCCCATTTCTTTGATCAGTACCAGCGTGCGGGCAAAAAGATGCCGGTGAGTATCGGTATCGGCGGTGACCCGCTATATACCTGGTGCGCAACGGCTCCGCTGCCATACGGCGTGAACGAACTGCTGCTTTACGGCTTTGTCAAAAAAGAGAAGGCTGAGGTGGTCAAGTCGGTCACGACGCCGCTTTACATTCCGCACGATGTCGATTATGTGATAGAGGGGTGGGTCGATCCGCAAAATCTGAAGATCGAAGGCCCTTTTGGCGATCATACAGGGTATTACACGCTTGAAGAGCCTTATCCTGTTATGGAAGTCAGTGCTATTACCCGCAAAAAAGAGCCTACTTATTTAGCGACAGTCGTCGGGAAACCGCCGCTTGAAGACAAATATATGGGGTGGGCGACAGAGCGTATCTTCTTACCGCTGATAAAAACCAATGCCCCGGATCTGATCGATTATCATATGCCGGAAAACGGAGTCTTCCACAATCTTATTCTGGCAAAGATGCAGCCGCTGTATAAAGGGCATGCAAAGCAGTTCATGCATGTCTTCTGGGGCGCGGGTCAGATGAGTTTTGTCAAACATGCTCTTTTTGTAGATGAAAGAGGTCCTGAGCTTAGTAATTATTTTGCAATGGCTAAATATGTACTTGACCGTTTTTCGCCTAAAATGCTCTTTATTACCGAAGGTATTACGGATGCACTAGACCATTCAAGCCCGGAAGCCCTGGTGGGTGGGAAACTCGGTATTGATGCAACACAAAAGTTTGAACCGACAACGCCGGCACTGCTCGACGATGAAAAACTGTTGGTATTAGTCAAAGAGCGTATTCCTGAAGCCGAAGATCTTCGCCAATATATGTTGATGACACCCAACCCGATCACCGTGATTACGATCAATAAAAGCAGACGGGTGAATGAGTGTTTTGAACTTCTTGACGACCTTAATGAACATCTTCGTATCATCGTTTTTGTGGATGTTGAAAATAACAATATAGACAATCCTTATATGTTGACCTGGCGTATCGTCAACAACCTGGACGCACAGCGCGATATCCGGATCGCAGGGCAGTCCGTGTATATTGACGGCACCAATAAAAATAAAATAGACGGTTTTAAACGCCGCTGGCCTGATGACGTTACCTGCACCTCTGATGTCGTCGCCTCTCTTAAATCAAAAGGGTTGTGGGATCTAGATCCAAAACTGGAAACCTATTATCAACTCTAA
- the hemC gene encoding hydroxymethylbilane synthase, with amino-acid sequence MKKITIATRGSKLALWQSEHIKAVLEEKNPGLAVELKIVITSGDKIIDTPLAKIGGKGLFLKEIEEAMLRGEAQIAVHSLKDVPTVMPAGLVLAAITEREDVRDAMLSEKYTEIDELPKGATVGTSSLRRRMHLARIRPDLIIKDLRGNVDTRIRKLKEGQFDAIILAAAGISRLGLLDAVEHIYPISLMEMIPAMGQGALGIQCVDDPEVIKIAEQLEDEYSRIETTIERDFVDMLEGGCQVPIGVNAFVQDNGDVIVRSLLGLPNGHEVLGETKIVRKEEHANAGREMAQRLIDKGAKELLARAEEQANSIKSTL; translated from the coding sequence ATGAAAAAAATAACGATAGCAACACGCGGTTCAAAACTCGCTCTTTGGCAATCCGAGCATATCAAAGCTGTTTTAGAAGAGAAGAACCCGGGGTTGGCGGTTGAACTTAAAATTGTCATCACCTCAGGTGACAAGATCATCGATACCCCATTGGCCAAGATCGGCGGTAAAGGACTTTTTCTAAAAGAGATCGAAGAGGCGATGCTTCGCGGTGAAGCGCAGATCGCAGTGCATTCACTCAAAGATGTACCGACGGTAATGCCGGCGGGATTGGTGCTTGCGGCGATCACCGAACGTGAAGATGTACGCGATGCGATGCTTTCCGAAAAATATACGGAGATCGATGAGCTTCCAAAGGGGGCAACAGTAGGGACCTCGTCACTGCGCCGTCGTATGCATTTGGCACGTATTCGCCCCGATCTTATCATCAAGGACCTTCGCGGTAATGTTGATACCCGTATCCGTAAGCTTAAAGAGGGGCAGTTTGATGCCATCATCCTGGCAGCAGCCGGCATAAGCCGTTTGGGACTGCTGGATGCGGTCGAGCATATTTACCCGATCTCGCTGATGGAGATGATCCCGGCGATGGGGCAGGGTGCTCTGGGTATTCAGTGCGTGGATGATCCTGAAGTGATCAAGATCGCCGAGCAGCTCGAAGATGAGTACAGCCGAATCGAAACGACGATAGAGCGTGATTTTGTCGATATGCTTGAAGGCGGATGTCAGGTGCCTATCGGCGTTAATGCTTTTGTTCAGGACAACGGCGATGTGATCGTCCGTTCGCTGTTGGGCCTGCCTAACGGTCACGAAGTTTTGGGCGAGACCAAGATCGTGCGAAAAGAGGAACATGCCAATGCCGGACGCGAGATGGCACAGCGTTTGATCGACAAAGGCGCCAAAGAGCTTCTTGCGCGTGCTGAAGAGCAGGCCAATAGCATCAAAAGTACCCTTTAA
- a CDS encoding thioredoxin domain-containing protein produces the protein MSKLSATILLSSLSLFGATNAEVTGFLKKQIGGNKNISNLEIKVVERTPSKGLKGWDSLIVNLKARVKQGDQERDIEQQMIYFVHGDFITKDFNNIKSGRSLSSSVAPKFKTEYYTKENLVFGNAGAKHKVAIFSDPLCPFCRKFVPEAIEYMKKFPDDFAVYYYHFPLPSLHPAAITLTKAAIAIEHKGMKSRLLDLYKVEVNARETDEKKILAAFNKSLGTSITPAEIHAASVEKQFNHDKEIAMKVMVQGTPTLFFDGEKDASKTRYKEVKVK, from the coding sequence ATGTCGAAATTATCAGCAACGATACTACTAAGTAGCCTTTCACTTTTTGGCGCGACAAATGCCGAAGTGACCGGTTTTTTAAAAAAGCAGATCGGCGGCAATAAAAACATTTCAAATCTTGAGATAAAGGTTGTGGAAAGAACGCCATCGAAAGGGCTCAAAGGCTGGGACAGCCTTATCGTAAACTTGAAAGCACGTGTCAAACAGGGCGATCAAGAACGTGATATCGAACAGCAGATGATCTATTTTGTTCATGGTGATTTCATAACCAAAGATTTTAACAATATCAAGAGCGGTCGCAGTTTGAGCAGTTCGGTGGCACCGAAGTTCAAGACGGAATATTACACGAAAGAAAACCTTGTTTTCGGTAATGCTGGTGCTAAACATAAAGTGGCGATATTTTCCGATCCGCTTTGCCCGTTTTGCAGAAAGTTTGTGCCTGAGGCTATCGAATACATGAAAAAATTCCCGGATGATTTTGCCGTCTATTATTACCACTTTCCGCTTCCTTCGCTTCATCCTGCAGCGATCACCTTGACAAAAGCGGCGATAGCGATTGAACACAAGGGGATGAAAAGCAGACTTCTGGACCTTTACAAAGTCGAGGTCAATGCGCGCGAAACCGATGAGAAAAAGATTCTGGCCGCTTTTAACAAAAGCCTGGGCACCTCGATCACGCCGGCAGAGATCCACGCAGCGTCGGTAGAAAAACAGTTCAACCATGATAAAGAGATCGCTATGAAAGTCATGGTTCAGGGAACACCGACACTTTTCTTTGACGGTGAAAAAGATGCAAGCAAAACCAGATATAAAGAAGTGAAGGTCAAATGA
- a CDS encoding FxsA family protein, with the protein MIYFFVYLFLEVMISVNLASEIGGFYTFLEILLSALIGMVLLVNFRATLVENMHAVSMQKIDVQEFQRLNIFAVLGAILLILPGFLTDIIGILLQFSVFTKMLVNRFTAKSPFENQDSGNRTYTHTQIHEEKDDNVIDVEIISNDTTK; encoded by the coding sequence ATGATCTACTTTTTCGTCTATCTCTTTTTGGAGGTGATGATCTCGGTCAACCTGGCTTCTGAGATCGGCGGGTTCTATACTTTTCTGGAGATACTTCTGAGCGCTTTGATCGGTATGGTCCTATTGGTCAACTTCAGAGCCACACTGGTTGAGAACATGCATGCCGTCTCGATGCAAAAGATCGATGTACAAGAGTTTCAACGTTTGAATATCTTTGCCGTTCTCGGTGCGATCTTATTGATCTTACCCGGGTTCTTAACCGATATCATCGGTATCTTGCTACAATTTTCCGTTTTTACCAAGATGTTGGTTAACCGTTTTACGGCAAAATCACCTTTTGAGAATCAAGATTCTGGAAACAGAACATATACACACACACAAATACATGAAGAAAAGGATGACAATGTCATTGATGTCGAAATTATCAGCAACGATACTACTAAGTAG